A genome region from Littorina saxatilis isolate snail1 linkage group LG16, US_GU_Lsax_2.0, whole genome shotgun sequence includes the following:
- the LOC138950053 gene encoding uncharacterized protein, which translates to MPAVGLPTALEGTLGALLKENAVCSWKICAEGTKTTVVLRLVSISDSDRPAMTRHFRRKPPSQLQRDRLRAQERQEKKEKGNQNEPKASQNCSSMSNLSISPRPQMTQQQPLGCNVDTQHSSSDVDTQHSSSNVDTQHSSSDVDTQHSSSDVDTQHSSSNVDTQHSSSDVDTQHSSSDVDTQHSSSDVDTQHSSSDVDTQHSSSDVDTQHSSSDVDTQHSSSNVDTQHSSSDVDTQHSSSDVDTQHSSSDVDTQHSSSDVDTQHSSSDVDTQHSSSNVDTQHSSSDVDTQHSSSDVDTQHSSSDVDTQHSSSDVDTQHSSSDVDTQHSSSDVDTQHSSSDNFARVAGTADKPTERGNNSQGEAGVVLLSTRTAEPGDVFVLTTQSQRGSTETQEISEQRALDFGYNLPSIKKYVSELKDRSAVRSVKNVHRNNSFRRVVRDNTGDRQSLLCETDDFVLIKDCSSDDLPGTYWMIKQATRHMLPEEQGYLDNLRHGSPVDRGKFKDNLRTVLHEVAVLRNVTRFYLG; encoded by the coding sequence ATGCCAGCTGTTGGACTCCCAACAGCTCTGGAAGGTACCCTGGGGGCCCTGCTAAAGGAAAATGCCGTGTGTTCATGGAAAATCTGCGCTGAAGGCACAAAAACGACAGTCGTCCTGCGACTTGTGTCAATCTCCGACTCGGACCGGCCAGCCATGACTCGACATTTTCGCCGCAAACCACCAAGCCAGCTTCAGCGCGACAGGCTTCGTGCACAAGAacgacaggaaaagaaagagaaaggtaATCAGAACGAACCAAAGGCAAGTCAGAATTGCTCTTCAATGTCAAATCTTTCGATTTCGCCGAGGCCACAAATGACACAACAACAACCCTTGGGATGTAACgttgacacacaacacagtagCAGTGACgttgacacacaacacagtagCAGTAACgttgacacacaacacagtagCAGTGACgttgacacacaacacagtagCAGTGACgttgacacacaacacagtagCAGTAACgttgacacacaacacagtagCAGTGACgttgacacacaacacagtagCAGTGACgttgacacacaacacagtagCAGTGACgttgacacacaacacagtagCAGTGACgttgacacacaacacagtagCAGTGACGTCGACACACAACACAGTAGCAGTGACgttgacacacaacacagtagCAGTAACgttgacacacaacacagtagCAGTGACgttgacacacaacacagtagCAGTGACGTCGACACACAACACAGTAGCAGTGACgttgacacacaacacagtagCAGTGACGTCGACACACAACACAGTAGCAGTGACgttgacacacaacacagtagCAGTAACGTCGACACACAACACAGTAGCAGTGACgttgacacacaacacagtagCAGTGACGTCGACACACAACACAGTAGCAGTGACgttgacacacaacacagtagCAGTGACgttgacacacaacacagtagCAGTGACgttgacacacaacacagtagCAGTGACgttgacacacaacacagtagCAGTGACAACTTTGCACGTGTTGCAGGCACAGCTGACAAGCCCACCGAGCGTGGTAACAATAGTCAGGGTGAAGCTGGCGTTGTGTTATTGTCGACACGGACCGCTGAGCCaggtgatgtttttgttttgacaaccCAGTCACAGAGAGGAAGCACAGAAACACAGGAAATATCAGAGCAAAGGGCGCTAGACTTTGGCTATAATCTGCCATCCATCAAGAAGTATGTGTCGGAACTGAAGGACCGATCAGCTGTTCGTTCTGTTAAAAACGTACACAGAAACAATTCATTCCGACGGGTGGTCAGAGACAACACAGGCGACAGACAGTCACTGCTCTGTGAAACAGATGATTTTGTGTTGATCAAGGACTGCAGCAGCGACGATCTTCCAGGCACATACTGGATGATAAAGCAAGCAACTCGCCACATGCTACCAGAAGAGCAGGGGTACCTTGACAACCTTCGCCATGGGTCACCAGTCGACAGAGGAAAATTCAAAGATAATCTAAGGACAGTGCTACATGAAGTGGCTGTGCTACGAAACGTGACACGTTTCTATCTCGGTTGA